The Aurantiacibacter gangjinensis genome includes a region encoding these proteins:
- a CDS encoding FAD-dependent oxidoreductase produces MKPLDIAITGCGIAGLASAILLRRQRHTVTLYERFAEPKPIGSGLMIQPTGLAVLQSMGLAQEAAERGAPVDALLGLNTEGEPVLEASYGDLGMPEAVGLGIHRSNLFGILYKSAREAGATIQTGRDVQDTDIAGDGRILHFANGSASRPHDLVIDAAGLGSMLVPKPAAHLPFGALWATVDWPGEPFQPRILEQRYARADQMVGVLATGQGKAAFFWSLRADEYDAWQAAPLDLWKAQVCALWPECEAITAQLHTHDQLTFARYAHRTTRAPVGERIAHIGDAWHAASPQLGQGANMALLDAYALAKAIESSDTIAAALGQLLELRQSHVKLYQALTWGFTPPFQSSSIWPALFRDLFMAPGSRIGPFPRLKAITLSGLLGAPLETLGLDVPDYPSLAASASNTWARASSLAQS; encoded by the coding sequence ATGAAGCCGCTCGACATCGCCATTACCGGTTGCGGCATTGCCGGCCTTGCGAGCGCCATCCTGCTGCGGCGGCAGAGGCACACCGTCACGCTGTACGAGCGCTTCGCCGAGCCCAAGCCGATTGGCTCCGGCCTGATGATCCAGCCGACCGGCTTGGCCGTCCTGCAATCCATGGGTCTCGCGCAGGAAGCGGCGGAAAGAGGCGCGCCCGTCGATGCGCTGTTGGGGCTCAATACCGAAGGCGAACCGGTGCTCGAGGCATCGTATGGTGACCTCGGCATGCCGGAGGCCGTCGGTCTTGGTATCCACCGCTCCAACCTTTTCGGCATCCTCTACAAATCTGCGCGAGAAGCGGGCGCGACCATCCAGACCGGGCGCGATGTGCAAGATACTGACATTGCAGGCGATGGCCGCATCCTGCATTTCGCCAATGGCAGCGCATCGCGCCCGCACGATCTCGTCATCGACGCCGCCGGTCTCGGCTCCATGCTGGTCCCGAAGCCCGCCGCGCACCTGCCGTTTGGCGCGCTGTGGGCGACGGTGGATTGGCCGGGCGAGCCGTTCCAGCCGCGCATCTTGGAGCAGCGCTATGCGCGGGCCGACCAGATGGTGGGCGTGTTGGCGACAGGGCAAGGCAAGGCGGCTTTTTTCTGGTCGCTGCGGGCAGACGAATACGATGCGTGGCAGGCCGCGCCGCTCGACCTGTGGAAAGCGCAGGTCTGCGCGCTCTGGCCGGAATGCGAGGCTATCACCGCGCAGCTCCACACCCACGACCAGTTGACTTTCGCGCGCTATGCCCATCGTACCACCCGCGCGCCGGTGGGCGAGAGGATCGCGCATATCGGTGATGCGTGGCACGCGGCCAGCCCGCAATTGGGGCAGGGCGCGAACATGGCCCTGCTGGATGCTTATGCACTCGCCAAAGCGATCGAGAGTTCCGACACAATTGCTGCGGCGCTCGGCCAGTTGCTCGAGCTGCGGCAGAGCCATGTGAAGCTTTATCAGGCCTTGACCTGGGGCTTTACGCCGCCCTTCCAGTCGTCGTCGATATGGCCGGCGCTGTTCCGCGACCTCTTCATGGCGCCGGGATCGCGCATCGGACCTTTCCCGCGCCTGAAAGCGATCACCCTTTCCGGGCTACTGGGTGCGCCGCTGGAGACGCTCGGCCTTGACGTGCCGGACTATCCGTCGCTGGCGGCCAGCGCTTCCAATACCTGGGCGCGCGCTTCCTCGCTGGCCCAGTCATAG
- a CDS encoding adenylosuccinate synthase: protein MPNVTVIGAQWGDEGKGKIVDWLATRADAVVRFQGGHNAGHTLVVDGTTYKLSLLPSGIVTGTLSLIGNGVVLDPWALRDEIARLEGQGVSITPDNFGIADNCPLILPLHGELDGLREAAAGKGKIGTTKRGIGPAYEDKVGRRAIRVCDLSHLDELEPLLDRLCAHHDALRAGFGEAAVDRAALLAQLKDIAPFVTQFAQPIWKRLRDVRADGARILFEGAQGVLLDVDHGTYPFVTSSNTVSGSVASGSGLGPGAAGFVLGIVKAYTTRVGSGPFPTELDDEIGQRLGERGHEFGTVTARKRRCGWFDAALVRQSCAISGVTGIALTKLDVLDGFETIKICTGYKLGDRMLDYLPSSAVEQAALEPVYEEMEGWSESTEGARTWAELPAQAIKYIRRIEELIECPVASVSTSPERDDTILVRNPFAEI from the coding sequence GTGCCGAACGTCACCGTGATCGGCGCCCAGTGGGGCGATGAAGGCAAGGGCAAGATCGTCGACTGGCTGGCGACCCGCGCCGATGCCGTCGTGCGCTTCCAGGGCGGGCACAATGCCGGCCACACGCTGGTGGTCGATGGCACGACCTACAAGCTCAGCCTGCTGCCCAGCGGTATCGTCACCGGCACGCTCAGCCTCATTGGCAATGGCGTGGTGCTGGACCCGTGGGCCTTGCGTGACGAGATCGCGCGGCTGGAAGGGCAGGGCGTGTCCATTACGCCCGACAATTTCGGCATTGCCGACAATTGCCCGCTCATCCTGCCGCTGCATGGCGAGCTGGACGGGCTGCGCGAGGCCGCGGCGGGCAAGGGCAAGATCGGCACCACCAAGCGCGGTATCGGCCCTGCTTACGAAGATAAGGTGGGCCGCCGCGCCATCCGTGTGTGCGACCTCTCGCATCTCGACGAGCTTGAGCCGCTGCTCGACCGTCTGTGCGCGCATCACGATGCGCTCCGTGCCGGCTTCGGGGAAGCGGCTGTGGACCGCGCTGCCCTGCTGGCGCAGCTGAAGGACATCGCGCCTTTCGTCACCCAGTTCGCCCAGCCCATCTGGAAACGGCTGCGCGACGTGCGGGCCGATGGCGCGCGCATCCTTTTCGAAGGCGCGCAGGGCGTGCTGCTGGATGTGGACCACGGCACCTATCCCTTCGTCACCAGCTCCAATACCGTATCGGGCAGCGTGGCATCGGGCAGCGGCCTTGGCCCGGGCGCGGCGGGCTTCGTGCTCGGCATCGTCAAGGCCTATACCACCCGCGTGGGCAGCGGCCCTTTCCCCACCGAATTGGACGACGAGATCGGCCAGCGCTTGGGCGAGCGCGGCCACGAGTTCGGCACCGTCACCGCGCGCAAGCGGCGTTGCGGCTGGTTCGATGCGGCACTGGTGCGCCAGAGCTGCGCCATTTCCGGCGTGACCGGCATCGCGCTCACCAAGCTGGACGTGCTGGACGGGTTCGAGACGATCAAGATCTGCACGGGCTACAAGCTGGGCGATCGCATGCTCGACTACCTCCCTTCCAGCGCCGTGGAGCAGGCCGCTCTGGAACCGGTCTACGAGGAAATGGAAGGCTGGAGCGAAAGCACCGAAGGTGCGCGCACCTGGGCCGAACTGCCCGCGCAGGCGATCAAGTATATCCGCCGCATCGAGGAGCTGATCGAGTGCCCGGTGGCCAGTGTCTCTACCAGTCCCGAACGGGACGACACTATCCTGGTGCGTAATCCGTTTGCGGAGATTTGA
- a CDS encoding alpha/beta hydrolase yields MRKTITAMIALLALLGIALPSMAQQRLSRDCRVELRELCGTDRSAMRACLRENWRELSSTCRAELRERMGNRGGGERRDAASRENAPLASLAYGDHARQAVDFYTGPVAAEAPPLVLFVHGGAWSFGERSHVQTKPSHFAGQGYAFASAGYRVLPDVSVEEQASDLAAALSAIRADAPRLGFDPDRIVLMGHSAGAHLAALVATDPAYAGEDMAAISGVVLLDGGGYDVPLRMSAASGPTLYAYRNAFSEDAAQQTRLSPVTHVGGPDAPQWLILHVDGRAETTQQARALGDALQAAGASVEVVPIAGTDHGGMNRNIGTPGDATTASIDAFLSALFE; encoded by the coding sequence ATGCGCAAAACCATTACCGCAATGATCGCCCTGCTTGCCCTGCTCGGCATCGCCCTGCCGTCCATGGCGCAGCAGCGCCTGTCGCGCGATTGCCGCGTAGAACTGCGCGAATTATGCGGGACGGACCGGTCGGCCATGCGCGCCTGCCTGCGCGAGAACTGGCGCGAACTGTCCAGCACATGCCGGGCCGAATTGCGTGAGCGGATGGGCAATCGCGGCGGCGGTGAGCGCCGGGATGCCGCATCGCGGGAAAACGCGCCGCTCGCCAGCCTGGCTTATGGCGATCATGCAAGGCAGGCGGTCGATTTCTACACCGGGCCGGTCGCTGCCGAAGCACCGCCGCTGGTGCTGTTCGTGCATGGCGGGGCCTGGAGCTTTGGTGAGCGCAGCCACGTGCAGACCAAGCCGTCGCATTTTGCGGGGCAAGGCTATGCCTTTGCCTCAGCCGGATACCGCGTACTGCCCGATGTCAGCGTGGAGGAACAGGCGAGCGACCTTGCCGCTGCCCTTTCTGCCATACGGGCCGATGCGCCGCGGCTTGGCTTCGATCCGGATCGCATCGTGCTGATGGGCCATAGCGCCGGTGCGCATCTGGCGGCGCTGGTCGCCACCGATCCCGCATATGCGGGCGAGGACATGGCAGCCATTTCCGGTGTCGTGCTGCTGGATGGCGGCGGCTACGACGTGCCACTGCGCATGAGCGCCGCGTCAGGCCCTACGCTCTATGCCTATCGCAATGCTTTCAGCGAGGATGCCGCACAGCAAACGCGCCTTTCGCCCGTCACCCATGTCGGCGGCCCCGATGCGCCGCAATGGCTGATCCTTCATGTGGATGGGCGCGCTGAAACGACCCAGCAGGCCCGCGCGCTGGGAGATGCTCTGCAGGCGGCAGGAGCGAGCGTGGAAGTGGTCCCCATCGCAGGCACCGATCATGGCGGGATGAACCGCAATATCGGCACGCCCGGCGATGCCACCACGGCATCCATCGATGCCTTCCTCAGCGCTCTCTTCGAGTAA
- a CDS encoding DUF1501 domain-containing protein has protein sequence MFIGKSHELSRRAFMRRTSQLAVAGAASSYALGLAGMGEAAAFSSAGGYKALVCVFLYGGNDHANTVIPYDATNYGRYQAIRGTPGGGGIALPRASLAGTVLNPAGGQTLTDDMTLALAPTMPKMAQRFGQGRMAPLLNVGPLIVPLTKAQYDSNSNASYPRPPKLFSHNDQQSTWQSSQPEGSTTGWGGRMGDLAQSGNTNAMFTAINASGNAVFLSGENAVPYQLAGSGAVTMKSLTNRVYGASDLGDTVRQLTTTHHGHVLQADYATTTARSVTYAGFVNDALATANLSTDFGSGNSLASQLNLVARLIAARGSLGVKRQVFLVGMGGFDHHDGLIGSHEALLGKVDSAMDAFYRATVEMGVSEQVTTFTASDFGRTLASNGDGSDHGWGSHHFVMGGAVNGGRFYGRAPEISVEGNDQVGRGRLLPTVSVDEYSATLAKWFGVSGSEMPSIAPNIGRFASPDLGFMKNAV, from the coding sequence ATGTTCATCGGAAAAAGCCACGAACTTTCCCGCCGCGCCTTCATGCGCCGCACCAGCCAGCTGGCCGTGGCGGGCGCCGCATCCAGCTATGCCCTTGGCCTGGCAGGCATGGGCGAAGCTGCCGCCTTCAGCTCTGCGGGCGGATACAAGGCGCTGGTCTGCGTATTCCTGTATGGCGGTAACGACCATGCCAACACGGTGATCCCATACGATGCGACCAATTACGGGCGTTACCAGGCCATTCGCGGCACGCCGGGGGGCGGCGGCATCGCCCTGCCCCGCGCCAGCCTTGCGGGCACCGTGCTGAACCCTGCGGGCGGCCAGACGCTGACCGACGACATGACGCTGGCCCTCGCGCCGACCATGCCGAAAATGGCACAGCGCTTTGGCCAGGGCCGCATGGCTCCGCTGCTGAATGTCGGCCCGCTGATCGTGCCGCTGACCAAGGCGCAATATGACAGCAACAGCAATGCAAGCTATCCGCGTCCGCCCAAGCTGTTCAGCCACAACGACCAGCAGAGCACATGGCAGAGCTCGCAGCCCGAAGGATCGACCACGGGCTGGGGCGGTCGCATGGGCGATCTGGCGCAGAGCGGAAACACCAATGCGATGTTCACCGCGATCAACGCATCGGGCAACGCCGTCTTCCTTTCGGGTGAAAACGCCGTGCCCTACCAGCTGGCGGGCAGCGGCGCGGTGACGATGAAATCGCTGACCAACCGCGTATACGGCGCCAGCGACCTGGGCGACACGGTGCGCCAGCTGACGACGACGCATCACGGCCATGTGTTGCAGGCCGACTATGCCACCACCACAGCGCGCTCCGTCACCTATGCGGGCTTTGTCAACGATGCGCTCGCGACGGCCAATCTCTCGACCGACTTCGGCAGCGGCAACTCGCTTGCATCCCAGCTGAACCTCGTCGCCCGGTTGATCGCCGCGCGCGGATCGCTGGGGGTGAAGCGGCAGGTCTTCCTCGTCGGCATGGGCGGGTTCGACCACCATGACGGCCTGATCGGATCGCATGAAGCGCTGCTAGGTAAGGTGGATAGCGCGATGGACGCCTTCTACCGCGCGACCGTGGAAATGGGCGTTTCCGAGCAGGTGACGACCTTCACCGCATCCGATTTCGGCCGCACGCTCGCCAGCAATGGCGACGGGTCCGACCATGGCTGGGGCAGCCATCACTTCGTGATGGGCGGCGCGGTCAATGGCGGGCGCTTCTACGGCAGGGCGCCGGAAATCAGCGTCGAAGGCAATGACCAGGTCGGCCGCGGCCGCCTGCTGCCGACCGTATCGGTGGACGAATATTCGGCAACGCTGGCCAAATGGTTCGGCGTGTCTGGCAGCGAAATGCCCAGCATCGCGCCCAATATCGGCCGGTTCGCGAGCCCCGACCTCGGCTTCATGAAAAACGCAGTGTAA
- a CDS encoding asparaginase has product MNDASILVLATGGTIAGQAGSATRRDYRPGQIDIADFLADFAELGLPARLTGRQVANIDSANIGPDIWRELHTQITRAMDDPAVDGIIITHGTDTAEETAFLLDLTLPTTKPVVLVGAMRPADAVGADGLRNFANAVNAVADKDAGGRGVLLVMGDQVLAARDARKAQTTGSGAFVGFPRGAVALANPASLDWLQPAWRTGEKARFAFPANFPYVPIVHGYAGQEAGDITRALDGGAKGIVLAGVGSGNAPDCVREALADAARSGVVVVRASRVDEGLVDREPEDDANGFVAARALGPAKARILLQLLIASGTTDPEHVQEAFNRR; this is encoded by the coding sequence ATGAACGATGCATCCATCCTCGTGCTGGCGACCGGCGGGACCATTGCCGGACAGGCAGGCTCGGCGACGCGGCGCGACTATCGCCCGGGCCAGATCGACATTGCCGATTTCCTTGCCGATTTCGCGGAACTCGGCCTGCCCGCGCGGCTGACCGGGCGGCAGGTGGCGAATATCGACTCGGCCAATATCGGGCCGGACATCTGGCGCGAGCTGCACACGCAGATCACGCGAGCGATGGATGATCCGGCGGTCGACGGCATCATCATCACGCACGGCACCGACACGGCGGAAGAAACCGCCTTCCTGCTCGACCTGACGCTGCCGACCACCAAGCCCGTCGTGCTGGTCGGCGCGATGCGACCGGCCGATGCGGTAGGGGCGGACGGACTGCGCAATTTCGCGAACGCAGTGAACGCAGTGGCAGATAAGGATGCGGGCGGGCGCGGTGTCTTGCTTGTGATGGGAGACCAGGTGCTGGCGGCGCGCGATGCGCGCAAGGCGCAGACGACGGGGTCGGGCGCGTTCGTGGGCTTCCCCCGCGGCGCGGTGGCGCTGGCCAATCCGGCGTCGCTCGACTGGTTGCAACCCGCCTGGCGCACCGGCGAGAAAGCGCGCTTCGCCTTTCCGGCGAACTTTCCCTACGTGCCGATCGTGCATGGCTATGCCGGACAGGAGGCGGGCGATATCACCCGCGCATTGGATGGCGGTGCGAAAGGCATCGTTCTCGCGGGTGTCGGTTCCGGGAATGCGCCGGACTGCGTGCGAGAGGCGCTGGCCGACGCGGCGAGAAGCGGCGTTGTGGTCGTGCGCGCCTCGCGGGTGGACGAAGGACTGGTAGACCGCGAACCGGAGGACGATGCCAACGGCTTCGTCGCCGCTCGCGCACTTGGCCCGGCGAAAGCGCGCATATTGCTGCAGCTGCTGATCGCCAGCGGCACCACGGACCCTGAACACGTGCAAGAAGCTTTCAACCGCCGCTGA
- a CDS encoding DUF1800 domain-containing protein: MLDETSGLQPPDTAVDNDSGDTKPGTAHALGRVSAIALAAGSVAACGGGDGGTAPPPIGSPGPTPTPTPPPPVVLKPESDAQAARFALHASLSVSPADIETLREDGYLAWLDAKMARDNDQSGAQFLKARGFEKVDTRRWYNSASPGDAMIWSQLMQGGSGVRKRAALAMSEFFVVSLNSINMAWRSSAITAYWDTLNEHAFGNFRDLIEDISLNPAMGVFLNTRGNRKADDKGRVPDENYGREIMQLFSIGLVELNRDGTVKTGSDGKPIETYTNNDVTGIAKAFTGYDFDFKDIGFTTEVGGTRQVEDAEYAYASMTADSSRWRYNKGRDFHSGEEKKFLGVTIPAGTGPVETLRITHDTLFNHPNVAPFFSKQMIQRLVTSNPSPAYVDRVAAVFENNGSGTRGDLGAVFRAIWMDEEARSETTLNDPTFGKIREPIVRLAQWGRTFGAASAGGNWELGDMSNAVDRLGQSPLRSPSVFNFFRPGYVPQKTETSARGLVAPEMQIVNETSVAGYVNFMERMVEGRGYFARDVKAAYTQELAIAHDAQALLDRLDLLLTGMQLADDTRSAILSALEARPAAQGDADDVKLRRIHTGVFLVMISNDYTVQR; encoded by the coding sequence ATGCTGGACGAAACTAGCGGCTTGCAGCCGCCCGACACTGCTGTCGACAACGATAGCGGCGACACGAAACCGGGCACGGCGCACGCGCTGGGCCGTGTCAGTGCCATCGCGCTGGCTGCTGGCAGTGTCGCTGCCTGCGGCGGCGGCGATGGCGGCACTGCGCCTCCGCCCATCGGCAGCCCCGGGCCGACACCGACCCCCACGCCCCCGCCGCCCGTCGTCCTGAAGCCGGAAAGCGATGCGCAGGCTGCACGCTTTGCGCTGCATGCCTCGCTCTCCGTGTCGCCCGCCGATATCGAGACGCTGCGTGAAGACGGCTATCTCGCCTGGCTCGACGCCAAGATGGCGCGCGACAACGACCAGAGCGGCGCGCAATTCCTGAAAGCGCGCGGCTTCGAGAAAGTCGACACCAGACGCTGGTACAACAGCGCCAGTCCGGGCGATGCCATGATCTGGTCGCAGCTGATGCAGGGCGGCAGCGGCGTGCGCAAACGCGCGGCGCTGGCAATGTCGGAATTCTTCGTCGTCTCGCTCAACTCGATCAACATGGCGTGGCGATCGAGCGCGATCACCGCCTATTGGGACACGCTGAACGAGCACGCTTTCGGCAATTTCCGCGACCTGATCGAGGATATCAGCCTGAACCCCGCAATGGGCGTGTTCCTCAACACGCGCGGCAATCGCAAGGCGGATGACAAGGGCCGCGTGCCGGACGAGAATTATGGCCGCGAGATCATGCAGCTCTTTTCCATCGGGCTGGTGGAGCTCAATCGTGACGGCACGGTAAAGACGGGCAGCGATGGCAAGCCCATCGAGACCTACACCAATAACGATGTGACGGGTATCGCCAAGGCCTTCACCGGCTACGATTTCGATTTCAAGGATATCGGTTTCACCACCGAAGTGGGCGGCACGCGGCAGGTGGAAGATGCCGAATATGCCTATGCCTCGATGACGGCGGATTCTTCGCGCTGGCGCTACAACAAAGGCCGCGACTTCCACTCCGGCGAGGAGAAGAAATTCCTCGGCGTCACGATTCCCGCAGGCACCGGCCCTGTCGAAACGCTGCGCATCACGCACGATACGCTGTTCAACCACCCCAACGTCGCGCCGTTCTTCAGCAAGCAGATGATCCAGCGCCTCGTCACCAGCAATCCCAGCCCCGCCTATGTGGACCGCGTGGCTGCCGTGTTCGAGAACAATGGCAGCGGCACGCGCGGTGATCTGGGCGCAGTGTTCCGGGCAATCTGGATGGACGAGGAAGCACGCTCCGAAACCACGCTGAACGACCCGACCTTCGGCAAGATCCGCGAACCCATCGTGCGCCTCGCGCAATGGGGGCGGACCTTCGGCGCGGCCTCTGCCGGTGGCAATTGGGAATTGGGCGATATGTCCAATGCCGTAGACCGGCTGGGCCAATCCCCGCTGCGTTCACCCTCGGTCTTCAACTTCTTCCGCCCGGGCTATGTGCCGCAGAAGACGGAAACCTCGGCGCGCGGCCTGGTCGCTCCCGAAATGCAGATCGTCAACGAAACGAGCGTTGCCGGATACGTCAATTTCATGGAGCGGATGGTGGAAGGTCGCGGCTATTTCGCCCGCGACGTGAAAGCTGCCTACACGCAGGAACTGGCCATCGCGCACGATGCGCAGGCCCTGCTCGACCGGCTCGACTTGCTGCTGACCGGCATGCAGCTGGCCGACGATACGCGCAGCGCCATCCTTTCGGCGCTGGAGGCACGGCCCGCAGCGCAAGGCGATGCCGACGATGTAAAGCTGCGCCGCATTCACACAGGCGTGTTCCTGGTGATGATCTCCAACGACTACACGGTTCAGCGATAG
- a CDS encoding winged helix DNA-binding protein, whose translation MADIDFAYEVAADSAGFPMAVSIFADDDDVRDAMREDVSAAGFTLREARGLSALGDGGPQALGELVLLDCPVPDAAALAGLMRMDTRVARSGARMIVATSAAGLEDVFGACVESRPQILVDPLRAERVIAIGRMLAEQPKLRLRELSETDRLALLRLTEQVGKIAERLDGLDRNGWGQDNGAGPESRSAFRFESPVDGYNARQAEPLRRSKTPLPSARLVRKIIAARKARARFVDPNLFADPAWDMLLDLTAARVEHQRVSVTSLCIASGVPPTTALRWIGQMVDAGLFERVDDELDRRRAFIRLTDKAADAMARYFAEVGQDAVAFA comes from the coding sequence GTGGCGGATATCGACTTTGCGTATGAGGTAGCGGCGGATTCGGCAGGCTTTCCGATGGCCGTGTCGATCTTCGCCGATGATGACGATGTGCGCGATGCCATGCGCGAAGATGTGTCGGCCGCCGGATTTACGCTGCGCGAGGCACGCGGGCTTTCGGCGCTCGGCGATGGTGGTCCGCAGGCGTTGGGCGAACTGGTGCTGCTCGATTGTCCGGTGCCCGATGCCGCAGCTTTGGCGGGCTTGATGCGCATGGACACGCGCGTCGCGCGGTCCGGCGCGCGGATGATCGTGGCGACCTCTGCTGCAGGGCTGGAAGATGTGTTCGGCGCCTGTGTGGAAAGCCGTCCGCAAATCCTTGTCGATCCGCTTCGGGCGGAGCGGGTGATCGCCATCGGGCGGATGCTGGCCGAACAGCCCAAGCTGCGTCTGCGCGAATTGTCGGAGACGGACAGGCTGGCTTTGCTGCGCCTGACCGAACAGGTCGGCAAAATTGCCGAGCGGCTCGACGGGCTTGATCGCAATGGCTGGGGGCAGGACAACGGGGCGGGGCCAGAGAGCCGCAGCGCCTTCCGCTTCGAAAGCCCGGTGGACGGCTACAATGCCAGACAGGCAGAGCCGCTGCGCCGCTCGAAAACGCCGCTGCCCAGCGCACGGCTGGTGCGCAAGATCATCGCCGCACGAAAGGCGCGCGCCCGCTTCGTCGATCCGAATTTGTTCGCCGATCCGGCATGGGACATGCTGCTGGACCTGACAGCCGCGCGGGTGGAGCATCAGCGCGTCTCAGTGACTTCACTCTGCATCGCTTCCGGCGTCCCGCCGACCACGGCGCTGCGCTGGATCGGGCAGATGGTGGATGCCGGATTGTTCGAACGCGTCGATGATGAGCTAGACCGCCGCCGCGCCTTCATCCGCCTGACAGACAAAGCCGCCGACGCCATGGCGCGCTATTTCGCTGAAGTCGGGCAGGACGCAGTGGCATTCGCCTGA
- a CDS encoding TlpA family protein disulfide reductase, protein MAKARLILACCAALAALPLGGCDREADEEVQETVAVEPHSQTTALTGVMDDAFTGESVPEVTVTDPDGDTLALHEVGEPMLLNVWATWCAPCVVEMPLLDELAAELEGQVRVVTVSEDMRGAEVVQPFFEENDLPNLPQWLDPENDLAFAFGGGPVLPLTVLYDAEGREIWRVIGAYDWASEEARAQVLEALAASDG, encoded by the coding sequence TTGGCCAAAGCCCGTCTCATCCTTGCCTGCTGCGCCGCGCTGGCGGCCTTGCCATTGGGTGGCTGCGATAGAGAGGCAGACGAGGAGGTGCAAGAAACCGTCGCTGTCGAGCCGCATAGCCAAACCACGGCGTTGACCGGCGTAATGGACGACGCCTTTACCGGCGAAAGCGTGCCCGAGGTGACGGTGACCGACCCCGATGGCGACACCTTGGCTCTGCATGAGGTGGGCGAACCCATGCTGCTCAATGTCTGGGCGACATGGTGCGCGCCCTGCGTCGTCGAAATGCCCTTGCTGGACGAACTTGCCGCCGAACTGGAAGGCCAGGTACGCGTCGTGACGGTCAGCGAAGACATGCGCGGCGCCGAAGTGGTACAGCCATTCTTCGAGGAGAACGACCTGCCCAACCTGCCGCAATGGCTCGATCCGGAGAACGACCTCGCTTTCGCATTCGGCGGTGGCCCGGTATTACCGCTGACCGTGCTCTACGATGCCGAGGGCCGCGAGATCTGGCGCGTGATCGGCGCCTATGACTGGGCCAGCGAGGAAGCGCGCGCCCAGGTATTGGAAGCGCTGGCCGCCAGCGACGGATAG
- the argH gene encoding argininosuccinate lyase — translation MWGGRFADGPSAIMREINASIPFDKALWRQDIAASKAHVAMLAACDIVSDGDAEAIIGGLDTIASEYEADGVPEDWDLEDIHMTTESRLAELIGPAAGRLHTARSRNDQVATDFRLWVRDAIDQAVAAVEALQRALVTRADEHADSIMPGFTHLQTAQPVTLGHHLMAYYEMAQRDISRFADARHRLNQCPLGSAALAGTGFPIDREMTTQALGFDAPTANSLDAVSDRDFALDYLQAAAQCSLHLSRLAEEFVIWASQPFGFVRMPDALSTGSSIMPQKKNPDAAELVRGHAGRIIGCLTSLMVTMKGLPLAYSKDMQDDKPPVFEAAGLLGLSIAAMTGMVEGAAFNTGRMRQAAELGYATATDLADWLVREADIPFREAHHITGAAVKLAESKGVALEALSLEELQAIDTRIDERVYGALSVEASVAARASHGGTAPAEVRKRVAEARERLGMDI, via the coding sequence ATGTGGGGCGGCAGGTTTGCAGATGGCCCCTCTGCCATAATGCGCGAGATCAATGCGAGTATCCCGTTCGACAAGGCTTTGTGGCGACAGGACATCGCTGCAAGCAAGGCCCATGTCGCGATGCTGGCGGCTTGCGATATCGTTTCCGATGGCGATGCCGAAGCGATTATCGGCGGGCTCGACACGATTGCGAGCGAATACGAGGCCGATGGCGTTCCCGAAGATTGGGACCTTGAAGACATCCACATGACGACCGAATCGCGGTTGGCGGAACTGATCGGCCCAGCCGCAGGGCGACTGCACACGGCGCGCAGCCGCAACGACCAAGTTGCAACCGATTTCCGCTTGTGGGTACGCGATGCCATCGATCAGGCGGTGGCCGCGGTGGAAGCATTGCAGCGCGCCCTGGTGACGCGCGCGGACGAGCATGCGGACAGCATCATGCCAGGCTTCACGCATTTGCAGACCGCGCAGCCGGTGACGCTGGGCCATCACCTGATGGCCTATTACGAGATGGCGCAGCGCGACATTTCGCGCTTTGCGGATGCGCGGCATCGCCTCAACCAGTGTCCGCTCGGCAGCGCCGCGCTGGCGGGCACGGGCTTTCCCATCGACCGCGAGATGACCACGCAGGCGCTGGGCTTCGATGCGCCGACCGCCAACAGCCTCGATGCCGTATCCGACCGCGATTTCGCGCTCGATTACTTGCAGGCCGCCGCGCAGTGCAGCCTGCACCTGTCGCGTCTGGCGGAGGAATTCGTGATCTGGGCAAGCCAGCCTTTCGGCTTCGTTCGCATGCCCGATGCGCTCAGCACTGGCAGCTCGATCATGCCGCAGAAGAAGAACCCCGATGCCGCCGAACTGGTGCGCGGTCACGCGGGGCGGATTATCGGCTGCCTCACCAGCCTGATGGTGACGATGAAGGGCCTGCCGCTCGCCTATTCGAAGGACATGCAGGACGACAAGCCGCCCGTGTTCGAAGCGGCTGGCCTGCTCGGCCTCTCCATCGCCGCGATGACCGGCATGGTGGAAGGCGCTGCCTTCAATACAGGCCGGATGCGGCAAGCGGCAGAGCTGGGCTATGCCACCGCGACCGACCTTGCCGACTGGCTGGTGCGCGAGGCGGACATTCCTTTCCGCGAAGCGCACCACATTACAGGCGCGGCAGTGAAACTTGCCGAGAGCAAGGGCGTGGCCTTGGAAGCGCTCTCGCTGGAGGAACTGCAAGCGATCGACACGCGTATCGACGAGCGGGTGTATGGCGCGCTTTCGGTGGAAGCGTCGGTTGCCGCGCGGGCCAGCCATGGCGGCACCGCGCCTGCCGAAGTCCGCAAACGGGTGGCCGAAGCGCGCGAGAGACTGGGGATGGATATATGA